In Cyanobacteriota bacterium, the genomic window TGGCATGTAATTAGGGAGGCAATTGGAGCTTCAGTACACTTTGCTAAATGCTCTAGGACAATAATTCTCCAACAAGCGCTAGTCGTTGTCATCATAATCATCGTCATCATAGTTCTCAGACTGCTGATTGCCGACAAAGTTTAAGCGAATATGCTTGTAGCCCAATTTAATAACAAACTCATCGCCAGGTTTTAAGCCCATTGCTTCTGTATAGGTTGCACCAATAACGATTTGGCCATTCTTATGCACACTAACGCGATAGGTCGGTTCGCGTCCGCGGCCATCTTTGCCACTTTCAGGTGTAATGGGTACGCCCTTTGCCAACAACAACGCATCATAAAAGTCTGCTAAATTAACACGAACCTGACCATCTTTTGTGACCTTATAGTATCCACAACGCTTAGCAATTTCTCGTCGGGAAAGGTGGCCTAACTCTTTCTGCTTTTGTAACAGCGATTTGCCTGTCAATGGCATTGGTGTAGCTTCAGCTACTGCTTCAACCTCTTTAGCTTGGCGTTTACTTCCCAATTGTGTTCTCGGCATTTTGAGTCCCTAGGTTGCTGGTAGTTTAAGGTTCACACGTTGAAGAATGAATCATTTCAATTTAATTATCTCAATTTAGATGGTGTATAATGAGCTAATGATTCATTAGCAATCTGCTAAACGCTATACACAAGGCATATCGAAACGTAAAAGCCCAAGATACAGCGGTAGGATAGTCGTAGGCTTCACCGCAGAACAGACTTTACTGAATAGTTTATGACCTTCAGGTTCATGATTTTTAATGACGGTAATTCGTATCAAACATTCACAGTAAAACAACCCAAACCTGCCTCTAGGATAGCTTTTAGATCTTTGAGATATTTATTTGTAATCTGTTAGCTTAATATAGCATAACTCAGTTGGTTGATAGTGATTGATTTTCCTCTATAAGCCTTACCATAATCCACATCTAAAAGCTTGTCTTAAAAGCCTAATGGTTTATCAAAGTACCTGCTACCTTAGTTAAGATTCTTGATGGAGACATTTTTTGTCAAAACTTCACTCTGAATACGTTTTGTCACGATTTGAGAGGTATTCTCACTGTGCAATGATTTGTGAAATCAATATCATTACAACAGACAATGGTGAAAGTAAGCTTGATTGATAGTATTGCCAAGCAAGCAGCAAGGGTTTGCAAGTGCTTCTAGGAAAGTTATGGAAATTCTAGTCAAAATTACCCGTCACGCTCCAAATAAGCCAATGTGGGTTCAGAGTTACCCATTGACGGTAGAGCCAGGCATGACTATCCTGGACTGCCTTAACAAAATCAAGTGGGAACAGGATGGGTCGTTAGCATTTCGCAAGAACTGTCGGAATACAATCTGTGGCAGTTGTGCTATGCGGATTAATGGTCGATCGGCACTGGCTTGTAAGGAAAATGTCGGTAGTGAACTAGCTCGATCGCATCAGACGGATCGGGCAGTACCAGAAATTACTATTGCCCCTCTGGGAAATATGCCTGTCATTAAGGATTTGGTTGTGGATATGACGAGTTTCTGGTCAAATTTGCAGGCGATCGACCCCTACGTTAGCACTCGCAGCCGCCAAATCCCTGAGCGAGAGTTTCTGCAAACGCCTGAGGAGCGAGATCGTCTGAACCAAACAGGCAATTGTATTCTTTGTGGAGCTTGTTATTCTGAGTGCAATGCCTATGAGGTCAATCCGCAGTTTGTGGGGCCTCATGCCTTAGCCAAGGCATATCGAGTTTTGGCAGATTCTCGCGATGATCAAACAGAGTCCCGGCTAGAGAGCTATAACCAAGGCACATCAGGTGCATGGGGATGTACCCGTTGCCACTTTTGCAATGCAGTTTGT contains:
- a CDS encoding AbrB family transcriptional regulator, whose translation is MPLTGKSLLQKQKELGHLSRREIAKRCGYYKVTKDGQVRVNLADFYDALLLAKGVPITPESGKDGRGREPTYRVSVHKNGQIVIGATYTEAMGLKPGDEFVIKLGYKHIRLNFVGNQQSENYDDDDYDDND
- a CDS encoding succinate dehydrogenase/fumarate reductase iron-sulfur subunit, encoding MEILVKITRHAPNKPMWVQSYPLTVEPGMTILDCLNKIKWEQDGSLAFRKNCRNTICGSCAMRINGRSALACKENVGSELARSHQTDRAVPEITIAPLGNMPVIKDLVVDMTSFWSNLQAIDPYVSTRSRQIPEREFLQTPEERDRLNQTGNCILCGACYSECNAYEVNPQFVGPHALAKAYRVLADSRDDQTESRLESYNQGTSGAWGCTRCHFCNAVCPMQVAPMDQIGYIKQAILARKTAADSRPVRHRKVLVELVKQGGWVDERQFGLQVVGNYFRDIRGLASLGPLGLRMIARGKFPFSFEPSLGTASVRSLINAVQAMD